From a region of the Pongo pygmaeus isolate AG05252 chromosome 5, NHGRI_mPonPyg2-v2.0_pri, whole genome shotgun sequence genome:
- the LOC129039334 gene encoding protein PBMUCL2-like, which produces MQKSPGPGEMESGSLEKDPLGTQTGPVLSEGLSQSISTKHPETSPKDSRIRENDVTAGGRTTEDHITGDPGTTEDSVTADPGTTEDNVTADPGTTEGSVTADPGTTKDYVTAHPGTTKDSVTADPGTTKDSITADPGTTKHSITADTGTTENFVTADPGTTKDYVTVDPGITEDSITADPGTT; this is translated from the exons ATGCAAAAGTCCCCAGGACCTGGAGAGATGGAGTCAGGGTCCCTGGAGAAGGATCCTCTTGGGACTCAGACAGGGCCAGTCCTGAGCGAAG GACTAAGCCAAAGCATTTCCACTAAGCACCCAGAGACCAGCCCTAAAGACTcaagaataagagaaaatgacGTAACTGCAGGTGGAAGGACCACTGAGGATCACATCACAGGAGACCCAGGGACCACCGAGGACTCTGTCACTGCAGACCCAGGGACCACTGAGGACAACGTGACTGCGGACCCAGGGACCACCGAGGGCTCTGTCACTGCAGACCCAGGGACCACCAAGGACTATGTGACTGCACACCCAGGGACCACCAAGGATTCCGTCACTGCAGACCCAGGGACCACCAAGGACTCCATCACTGCAGACCCAGGGACCACCAAACACTCCATCACTGCAGACACAGGGACCACTGAGAACTTTGTCACTGCAGACCCAGGGACCACCAAGGACTATGTCACTGTAGACCCAGGGATCACTGAGGACTCCATCACTGCAGACCCAGGGACCACCTAG